The following coding sequences lie in one Listeria ivanovii subsp. londoniensis genomic window:
- a CDS encoding N-acetyltransferase: protein MNQNKISAGGLEFLVRFALPNDYSKMNELMLNTARWLKESGSSQWNDILQGFDVHQMEERIKLGEVALFETQEGLLAGAMIIRKTPSNWDTDLWEDLANENAYYLHRIMVARQFSGISLSAQMINWSELLANTNQVPYIRLDCIETNDKLNQMYRRYDFQFMGKKNGFHLYQKKLPPI from the coding sequence ATGAACCAAAATAAAATTTCTGCTGGCGGACTGGAATTTCTAGTCCGCTTTGCTTTGCCAAATGACTACTCAAAAATGAATGAACTGATGCTAAATACTGCTCGCTGGCTTAAAGAATCGGGTTCCAGTCAGTGGAATGATATTTTGCAAGGCTTTGATGTCCATCAAATGGAAGAACGGATTAAACTTGGCGAGGTAGCTCTTTTTGAAACACAAGAAGGTTTGCTTGCTGGAGCAATGATTATTCGAAAGACACCCAGCAATTGGGATACAGATTTATGGGAAGACTTAGCGAATGAAAATGCTTATTATCTGCACCGGATTATGGTTGCTCGTCAGTTTAGCGGGATTTCTTTAAGTGCGCAGATGATTAACTGGTCTGAACTGTTAGCAAATACCAATCAAGTTCCTTATATACGCTTGGATTGTATTGAAACAAATGATAAGCTTAACCAAATGTATCGCCGTTATGATTTTCAATTTATGGGTAAGAAAAATGGCTTTCATTTATATCAAAAAAAGCTTCCACCTATCTAA
- a CDS encoding DUF975 family protein, translated as MTISQVKQTAKESLRGNWGIAIGIFVLAWLLETVASGVLGWIPFIGWIALFLLTGPLYVGVSWVYLAISRREQPDVAYMFSGFKEFGRTFLAYLLISIFTFLWSLLLIVPGIIKTYSYSQTFFILRDNPNISALDAITESRHMMNGHKGRLFGMSLTFLLWYLIPIAVAIAGGVIVAGGMASTSYTTDPTELISALAAGATFGGLVLILASWVISLGISLYVYPYLITSIAVFYDDLYAASEGAYVEETVIVEEESVDPFGKTEEDPFARDSHPDGFGPETVKEPEAPKDENEPK; from the coding sequence ATGACTATTTCACAAGTAAAACAAACAGCGAAAGAGTCGCTTCGTGGCAACTGGGGTATTGCCATTGGAATATTTGTGCTTGCATGGTTGCTTGAAACAGTTGCAAGTGGCGTATTGGGCTGGATTCCATTTATTGGTTGGATTGCCTTATTCTTACTAACAGGACCTTTATATGTGGGGGTTTCTTGGGTATATCTTGCAATTAGCAGAAGGGAACAACCTGATGTTGCGTACATGTTTAGTGGTTTCAAAGAGTTTGGCCGTACTTTCTTAGCTTACTTGCTAATTAGTATTTTTACATTCTTATGGAGTTTACTTTTAATCGTTCCAGGAATTATTAAAACTTACTCTTACTCACAAACTTTCTTCATTTTACGCGATAATCCAAACATCTCTGCTTTAGATGCTATTACAGAAAGTCGCCACATGATGAATGGACATAAAGGCAGACTATTCGGCATGTCTCTTACGTTCCTACTTTGGTACTTAATTCCTATCGCAGTTGCAATCGCAGGTGGGGTTATTGTTGCAGGTGGAATGGCTTCTACCTCTTACACAACTGATCCTACTGAATTAATTAGCGCCCTAGCAGCCGGAGCTACATTTGGTGGACTCGTCCTCATTTTAGCATCTTGGGTCATTTCTTTAGGGATTTCACTTTATGTGTATCCTTACCTAATCACTTCTATCGCTGTATTCTATGATGATTTATATGCTGCAAGCGAAGGAGCTTATGTAGAAGAAACCGTTATTGTTGAGGAAGAAAGCGTTGATCCATTTGGAAAAACGGAAGAAGATCCTTTCGCTCGCGACTCACATCCAGATGGTTTTGGACCCGAAACAGTAAAAGAACCCGAAGCTCCGAAAGACGAAAATGAACCAAAATAA
- a CDS encoding Lmo0654 family protein translates to MAHENLRELEDRLIELRQEYQETISETRDFEDPQLQNGPINAAEVRLSALRHEISEVEKKIKKVEGNTK, encoded by the coding sequence ATGGCCCATGAGAATTTAAGAGAACTAGAAGATCGCTTAATTGAATTACGACAAGAGTATCAAGAAACAATTAGTGAAACGAGAGATTTTGAAGACCCACAACTCCAAAACGGACCGATTAATGCTGCGGAAGTTAGATTAAGTGCATTACGTCACGAAATCTCAGAAGTGGAGAAAAAAATTAAAAAAGTAGAAGGTAATACTAAATAA
- a CDS encoding metallophosphoesterase yields the protein MKPIFAVGDVHGEITLLDELLENWDKKRERLLFVGDLIDRGENPAAVLRRVKALADNAGAIVLKGNHEQMLLDWLKIPSEKMHYYLSQGGMETIQSLISDSLDKKTTPEGLAERIKQESAELIEFIRNLPLYYEEGKYVFAHAGVDFTKDDWHETEERDFYWIREPFLFGENKTGKVFIFGHTPVQNLHKDGSAGIWVSADKTRLDIDGGAVFGGELHGVVVEEKVITKSFTAKK from the coding sequence ATGAAACCAATTTTTGCTGTAGGGGATGTACACGGAGAAATAACTCTTTTAGATGAGCTGCTCGAAAACTGGGATAAAAAGCGGGAACGACTTCTATTTGTGGGGGACTTAATTGATCGCGGTGAAAATCCTGCAGCGGTCCTTAGAAGGGTAAAAGCGTTAGCAGATAATGCAGGAGCTATTGTTTTAAAAGGCAATCACGAACAAATGTTACTGGATTGGCTAAAAATTCCCTCCGAGAAAATGCACTACTATTTAAGCCAAGGTGGCATGGAAACCATTCAATCACTTATTTCGGACTCACTTGACAAAAAAACCACACCAGAAGGCTTAGCAGAGAGAATTAAGCAAGAATCGGCTGAACTAATTGAGTTTATCCGGAATTTACCGCTTTATTATGAAGAAGGTAAGTATGTGTTTGCCCATGCAGGAGTTGATTTTACTAAAGACGACTGGCATGAAACGGAGGAACGAGATTTTTACTGGATTCGAGAGCCATTTTTGTTCGGTGAAAATAAAACGGGGAAAGTATTTATCTTTGGACATACCCCGGTGCAAAATTTACATAAAGATGGAAGCGCAGGCATCTGGGTTTCAGCAGATAAAACAAGGCTTGATATCGATGGTGGGGCTGTTTTTGGCGGAGAACTTCACGGCGTTGTTGTGGAAGAAAAAGTCATTACAAAAAGCTTTACTGCGAAAAAATAA
- a CDS encoding DUF420 domain-containing protein — protein MEQNKEKLTKPTSEKNYFWPIMIISFIAVVVILLLFFSPIGYQGAVHFDITIFPRMNAIFNSFTFVFLVIALWAIIKKKNINMHRGFILAAFTSTLFFLVSYLTFHYLSAETSTFGGTGIIRPIYFFILITHSFLAAIVVPLALFALVWGWTMQIEKHKKIVRWTMPIWLYVSLTGVLVYLFMAPYY, from the coding sequence ATGGAACAAAATAAAGAAAAACTCACAAAGCCGACATCAGAAAAAAACTATTTTTGGCCGATAATGATTATTTCATTTATCGCAGTTGTGGTGATTTTACTACTCTTTTTTTCACCAATTGGCTATCAGGGAGCCGTGCATTTTGATATCACGATTTTCCCACGGATGAACGCCATCTTTAATAGTTTTACCTTTGTATTTTTAGTTATTGCACTTTGGGCGATTATAAAAAAGAAAAACATTAACATGCACCGCGGATTTATCCTTGCAGCATTTACATCTACGCTATTCTTCTTAGTATCTTATTTAACATTTCATTACTTATCCGCCGAAACATCTACATTTGGTGGAACTGGAATTATCCGTCCGATTTACTTCTTTATCTTAATTACACATAGTTTCTTAGCTGCAATCGTCGTTCCACTTGCACTCTTCGCACTTGTTTGGGGCTGGACTATGCAAATTGAAAAACATAAAAAAATTGTTCGTTGGACGATGCCGATTTGGTTATATGTAAGTTTAACTGGCGTATTAGTTTATCTTTTCATGGCGCCGTATTATTAA
- the pdxK gene encoding pyridoxine/pyridoxal/pyridoxamine kinase, translated as MTIKKTLTIAGSDSSGGAGLQADLKTFEEYGTYGFSAITTIVTMDPDNNWAHGVTPIDAGLVREQLKTILSGGPVDAMKTGMLGSIDIIKATREAIDKYDLKNVVIDPVMVCKGEDELIQPENAEAIRDLLLPKATITTPNLFEAGQLSGLGKLTTLDDMKSAAKKIIELGAKYVVIKGGKALESDKAIDLLYDGKDFTVYEVEKISPSHNHGAGCTFAAAITAGLAKGLTVEEAVAKAKDFVTAAIKGGFALNEFIGPVWHGAYNKAENR; from the coding sequence ATGACAATCAAAAAAACATTAACTATTGCAGGCTCTGATTCTAGCGGTGGTGCTGGATTACAAGCAGATTTAAAAACTTTTGAAGAATATGGTACTTATGGTTTTAGCGCAATTACAACAATCGTAACAATGGATCCAGACAACAATTGGGCGCATGGCGTTACTCCAATTGATGCAGGTCTTGTACGTGAACAACTGAAAACAATCCTTTCTGGCGGCCCGGTTGATGCAATGAAAACAGGTATGCTTGGCTCGATCGACATCATCAAAGCTACTCGTGAAGCGATTGATAAATATGATTTAAAAAATGTCGTTATTGATCCCGTAATGGTTTGTAAAGGCGAAGATGAATTAATCCAACCTGAAAACGCGGAAGCTATCCGTGACTTGTTACTTCCAAAAGCAACTATTACGACACCAAACCTGTTCGAAGCTGGTCAATTATCTGGTCTTGGCAAATTAACAACTTTAGACGACATGAAATCAGCTGCGAAAAAAATCATCGAACTCGGCGCTAAATACGTTGTTATTAAAGGCGGAAAAGCACTAGAAAGCGACAAAGCCATCGACTTACTTTATGATGGAAAAGATTTCACTGTTTATGAAGTTGAAAAAATTTCTCCAAGTCATAATCACGGCGCTGGTTGTACTTTCGCAGCCGCAATTACAGCTGGACTTGCGAAAGGCTTAACAGTAGAAGAAGCAGTTGCTAAAGCGAAAGATTTCGTTACAGCTGCTATCAAAGGCGGATTTGCTTTAAATGAATTCATCGGACCTGTTTGGCATGGTGCTTATAATAAAGCGGAGAATAGATAA
- a CDS encoding Cof-type HAD-IIB family hydrolase, with translation MIKVIASDMDGTLLNSDIEIAQENVEAIEKARTKGIHFVLCTGRMYDDAMGLINKANLYAPAICMNGAEIRDEHGKIVLQHPIDRDLARDTYNTLSDLGMYTEFFTDMGPITTDKARGKEFMIKMHQRIHPDIPVTEITEKVEERFESKDVHEIPDVERILANKELTILKFISFSSDKEVLAKAKAKLEKENELSVTSSFSDNIEITHREAQKGISLQYYVEKLGITLDETFAIGDNMNDISMLKMAGYSVAMGNAEEEVKDLAEHVTSTNDEHGVAAAIYKMLETND, from the coding sequence ATGATTAAAGTTATTGCTTCAGATATGGATGGCACACTACTTAACTCTGATATCGAGATTGCACAAGAAAACGTCGAGGCAATCGAAAAAGCTCGTACAAAAGGGATTCATTTTGTCCTATGTACTGGACGGATGTATGACGATGCGATGGGATTAATTAATAAAGCAAATTTATACGCACCAGCTATTTGTATGAATGGTGCGGAAATTCGTGATGAACACGGCAAAATCGTTTTACAACATCCAATTGACAGAGACTTAGCACGAGATACGTATAATACACTATCTGACCTTGGCATGTATACAGAGTTTTTCACAGATATGGGACCAATTACAACCGACAAAGCACGCGGCAAAGAATTTATGATAAAAATGCATCAGCGCATCCACCCAGATATTCCTGTAACAGAAATCACCGAAAAAGTAGAAGAACGTTTTGAATCCAAAGACGTTCACGAAATTCCTGATGTAGAACGAATTTTAGCCAATAAAGAACTAACTATCCTAAAATTCATTTCCTTCTCATCTGACAAAGAAGTCCTTGCAAAAGCTAAGGCAAAACTGGAAAAAGAAAATGAGCTCTCTGTTACTTCTTCGTTTTCCGACAATATTGAAATTACCCACCGTGAAGCACAAAAAGGAATTTCCTTACAATATTATGTAGAAAAATTAGGCATAACGCTTGATGAAACTTTTGCAATTGGAGATAATATGAATGACATTTCAATGCTCAAAATGGCTGGTTACAGTGTCGCAATGGGAAATGCCGAAGAAGAAGTAAAAGATTTAGCAGAACACGTTACCTCAACCAACGATGAACACGGGGTTGCAGCTGCCATCTATAAAATGCTTGAAACAAATGACTAA
- a CDS encoding maltose acetyltransferase domain-containing protein, with protein sequence MSSELEKMIAGEMYDPSDRELVHGRSRARKFCREINDTMDADSRQSVLKRLFGGTKENVYVEPAFRVDYGSNIYVGENFYANFDCVILDVCEVHIGENCMMAPGVHIYTATHPLDPVERNSGQELGKPVVIGDNVWIGGRAIINPGVTLGNNVVVASGAVVTKSFPDNVVLAGNPARVIKTIEVKDK encoded by the coding sequence ATGAGTTCAGAACTAGAAAAGATGATTGCAGGAGAAATGTACGATCCAAGCGACAGAGAGCTTGTACACGGTAGAAGTCGTGCGCGGAAGTTCTGTCGGGAAATAAATGATACGATGGATGCTGATTCCCGTCAAAGCGTGCTGAAACGTCTATTTGGTGGTACAAAAGAGAACGTTTATGTGGAACCTGCTTTTCGAGTAGATTATGGTTCTAATATTTATGTTGGTGAAAATTTTTATGCTAATTTTGATTGTGTTATTTTAGATGTTTGCGAGGTACATATTGGTGAAAATTGCATGATGGCGCCTGGTGTTCATATTTACACGGCTACACATCCACTTGATCCAGTTGAACGAAATAGCGGTCAGGAATTAGGAAAACCAGTCGTGATTGGTGATAATGTTTGGATTGGTGGACGTGCGATTATCAATCCTGGTGTAACGCTTGGGAATAATGTAGTAGTTGCCTCTGGCGCAGTTGTAACGAAAAGTTTCCCGGATAATGTTGTTTTAGCGGGAAATCCAGCGCGAGTAATTAAAACTATTGAGGTTAAGGATAAATGA
- a CDS encoding DUF5327 family protein — MIISDAKIFEQMESELAKARAATTKASQDKHLHGLMLLVQLAKTGDETGLEVGPSAIPKSEPAQIVNMDGKKIELEDGANGDSLLDF; from the coding sequence ATGATTATTTCAGATGCAAAGATTTTTGAACAAATGGAAAGTGAGTTAGCAAAAGCAAGAGCGGCAACGACAAAGGCGAGTCAAGATAAGCATTTGCATGGTTTGATGTTACTTGTCCAACTTGCGAAAACTGGTGATGAAACAGGTTTGGAAGTGGGACCAAGTGCAATTCCAAAATCAGAACCTGCGCAAATCGTCAACATGGACGGAAAGAAAATCGAGTTAGAAGATGGAGCAAATGGAGATTCATTGCTTGATTTTTAG
- a CDS encoding DUF423 domain-containing protein → MKKTIITGAIFAGLAVLLGAFGAHALKEMLGSYASTWETGVQYQMFHAVGILIVGLLMEKQTSRLYTWAVILFSVGIVFFSGSLYVLSISKVAVLGAITPIGGVCFVAGWFLLIMGVSRRSTKFY, encoded by the coding sequence ATGAAAAAAACAATTATTACTGGAGCCATTTTTGCTGGGCTAGCAGTTCTACTTGGAGCTTTCGGAGCACATGCTTTAAAAGAAATGCTTGGAAGTTATGCAAGTACTTGGGAAACCGGTGTTCAGTATCAAATGTTTCACGCAGTTGGAATTTTAATCGTCGGCTTACTAATGGAAAAACAAACTAGTAGACTATATACGTGGGCAGTGATTTTATTTTCGGTTGGAATTGTGTTTTTTTCCGGAAGTTTATATGTCTTAAGTATTTCAAAAGTGGCTGTGTTAGGTGCCATTACGCCAATCGGAGGAGTTTGTTTTGTCGCCGGATGGTTCTTGCTGATTATGGGCGTATCGAGAAGGTCGACAAAGTTTTATTAG
- a CDS encoding ABC transporter ATP-binding protein, translated as MTYALEITGLRKIYSTGVEALRGVDLTVEEGDFYALLGPNGAGKSTTIGIITSLVNKTSGKVKVFGYDLDTDIVRAKQQIGLVPQEFNFNPFETVQQIVVNQAGYYGVSRKEAFKRSEKYLKQSNLWEKRHERARMLSGGMKRRLMIARALMHEPRLLILDEPTAGVDIELRREMWTFLRELNESGTTIILTTHYLEEAEMLCRNIGIIQSGELIENTSMKSLLAKLQFETFIFDLEPYDQAFEISGYQYVFEDKQTLSVEVERNQGVNHIFEQLSAHGIKVLSMRNKSNRLEELFLKITDEKHQVGEKHV; from the coding sequence ATGACATATGCACTTGAAATAACAGGATTACGAAAAATATATTCGACTGGGGTGGAAGCTCTTCGTGGGGTGGATTTGACTGTGGAAGAAGGGGATTTTTATGCACTTCTAGGTCCTAATGGTGCTGGGAAATCGACTACAATCGGCATTATCACCTCGTTAGTCAATAAAACATCTGGAAAAGTAAAAGTATTTGGTTATGACCTGGATACAGATATTGTCCGCGCGAAACAGCAAATTGGTCTTGTGCCACAAGAATTCAATTTTAATCCATTTGAAACGGTTCAACAAATTGTCGTTAACCAAGCGGGCTATTATGGTGTTTCCCGTAAAGAAGCGTTTAAACGTAGCGAAAAATATTTAAAACAATCGAATTTATGGGAAAAGCGTCATGAACGGGCTAGAATGCTTTCAGGAGGAATGAAAAGACGCCTGATGATTGCGCGCGCATTGATGCATGAACCGCGGTTGCTGATTTTAGATGAACCGACTGCTGGGGTGGATATTGAGCTTAGACGCGAAATGTGGACGTTTTTAAGGGAGCTAAATGAGAGCGGCACAACGATTATTTTAACTACACACTACTTAGAGGAAGCGGAAATGCTTTGCCGAAATATCGGAATTATTCAATCAGGAGAGTTGATTGAAAACACGAGCATGAAATCATTACTTGCGAAATTACAATTTGAGACATTTATTTTTGATTTAGAGCCATATGATCAAGCATTCGAAATTTCTGGATATCAGTATGTTTTTGAAGATAAACAAACCTTATCTGTTGAAGTTGAACGTAATCAAGGCGTGAATCACATCTTTGAACAATTGAGTGCTCATGGTATTAAAGTGCTTTCTATGCGTAATAAGTCCAATCGATTGGAAGAACTATTTTTGAAAATTACCGATGAAAAACATCAAGTGGGGGAAAAACATGTTTAA
- a CDS encoding ABC transporter permease, which produces MFNLYFTALKSLAAKETNRYMRIWVQTLVPPVITTSLYFIIFGKMIGSRIGDMGGFSYMEYIVPGLIMMSVITSSYANVSSSFFSQKFQKNIEEILVAPVPTHIIIWGFLIGGIGRSILVGSLVTIISLFFVPLHVYSWSIGIITFLMTAIVFSLAGLLNGIFAKSYDDVSIVPTFVLQPLTYLGGVFYAISMLPPIWQAVSKVNPIVYMISGFRYGFLGVTDVPIMVSMLVLVLFIVVLYAICWYLISKGRGLRS; this is translated from the coding sequence ATGTTTAATCTATATTTTACAGCTTTAAAAAGTTTAGCAGCGAAAGAAACGAATCGTTATATGCGGATTTGGGTACAAACATTAGTACCACCAGTTATTACGACCTCTCTTTATTTCATTATCTTTGGGAAAATGATTGGAAGTCGTATTGGGGATATGGGTGGTTTTTCTTATATGGAGTATATCGTACCCGGACTAATTATGATGTCTGTTATTACGAGCTCTTATGCCAATGTATCTTCTTCTTTTTTCTCGCAAAAATTCCAGAAAAATATTGAAGAGATTCTGGTTGCGCCAGTGCCAACTCATATTATTATTTGGGGTTTTCTTATCGGTGGGATTGGTCGAAGTATTTTAGTAGGTTCTCTGGTTACTATTATTTCTTTATTTTTTGTGCCACTTCATGTTTATTCGTGGTCTATCGGGATTATCACCTTTTTGATGACTGCGATTGTATTCTCGCTTGCAGGCCTTCTCAATGGGATTTTCGCTAAGTCTTATGATGATGTCTCTATTGTTCCAACATTTGTTTTACAGCCATTAACATACCTTGGTGGTGTGTTCTACGCTATCTCGATGCTTCCGCCAATTTGGCAAGCCGTTTCGAAAGTAAATCCGATTGTTTATATGATTTCTGGTTTCCGGTACGGTTTCCTTGGTGTGACCGATGTACCAATTATGGTCTCGATGTTGGTTCTAGTGCTATTTATCGTCGTACTTTATGCGATTTGTTGGTACTTAATTAGTAAGGGCAGAGGCTTAAGAAGCTAA
- a CDS encoding DUF805 domain-containing protein yields MGFLEAYKSFWKNYVNFSGRASRSAYWYVVLWNAIIIGILYILAIIFGISALMEGSMGGTGMVGGGGALFILIILWLYLLAVLIPTISITVRRLHDSGKSGFFAFLDLIPFVGGIIILVFMCLESDGPNQYGDDNSQFDI; encoded by the coding sequence ATGGGATTTTTAGAAGCTTATAAGTCATTTTGGAAGAATTATGTCAATTTTAGTGGTCGTGCATCTCGTTCGGCGTATTGGTATGTAGTACTTTGGAATGCAATTATTATTGGGATTCTTTACATTTTAGCAATTATTTTTGGTATTTCCGCATTGATGGAAGGTAGTATGGGCGGCACTGGTATGGTTGGCGGTGGTGGCGCACTATTTATTTTAATTATTTTGTGGCTGTATCTACTTGCGGTTTTAATTCCAACAATCAGCATTACTGTTCGGCGTTTACATGATTCAGGGAAAAGTGGTTTTTTTGCATTTCTTGACTTAATTCCATTTGTTGGGGGAATTATTATTTTAGTATTTATGTGCCTTGAAAGTGACGGACCAAACCAATATGGTGATGATAATAGTCAATTTGATATTTAA
- a CDS encoding lmo0673 family protein, whose product MYIEIYTANGESIRLDDDAKINNISIHELSKADLKNLFNEKCIELTKYDLTYFINTSQVNWFLVSEGIH is encoded by the coding sequence ATGTATATCGAAATTTATACCGCAAACGGAGAATCGATTCGTCTTGATGACGACGCAAAAATCAACAACATCAGCATCCACGAATTATCAAAAGCTGACTTAAAAAACCTATTTAACGAAAAATGTATTGAATTAACAAAATATGACTTAACTTATTTTATTAATACAAGCCAAGTTAATTGGTTTCTCGTAAGCGAAGGAATCCATTAA
- a CDS encoding DNA-binding domain-containing protein translates to MPKSEIRKLLQEIKKQVDNPGNSSTTDIKKMASESGIDEQTSEEIFHLLTDFYQAVEEHGGIEKYMHSNISWLKIELELLSACYQIAILEDMKVLDISEMLSLNDLRIFPKTPSQLQNTYYKLKKELIQVEDIPKNKPGRKRKTQKSSQKEKTNIFGKVVSSEYKPPTSIKEQINYDKTREKNLVDLLSGVKSNVQLLGENQGEENNVYDLLKSIYSLSSLAVQKEELDRKYQDLQTKYQELEQENSYLKQQNETMTESFHTLVMQVADFAYANDLDQIQALPLFSQQLVVTLNQLGIFKENYKQM, encoded by the coding sequence ATGCCTAAATCAGAAATAAGAAAATTACTTCAAGAAATAAAAAAACAAGTAGATAATCCGGGGAATTCATCTACTACCGACATTAAAAAAATGGCGTCAGAGTCTGGTATTGACGAACAAACATCCGAAGAAATCTTCCATTTACTCACTGATTTTTATCAAGCCGTTGAAGAACATGGTGGAATCGAGAAATATATGCACTCCAACATTAGTTGGTTAAAAATTGAATTAGAACTACTTTCCGCCTGTTACCAAATTGCTATTTTGGAAGATATGAAAGTACTTGATATCTCTGAAATGCTAAGTTTAAACGATTTGCGGATCTTTCCAAAAACACCGAGCCAGCTACAAAATACCTACTACAAACTAAAAAAAGAATTGATTCAAGTAGAAGATATTCCCAAAAATAAGCCGGGTAGAAAAAGAAAAACGCAAAAAAGCAGCCAAAAAGAAAAAACAAATATTTTCGGAAAAGTTGTTTCTTCGGAATATAAACCACCAACATCTATCAAAGAACAAATCAATTATGACAAAACACGCGAAAAAAACTTGGTAGATTTATTATCCGGCGTTAAGAGCAATGTGCAACTTTTAGGCGAAAACCAAGGCGAAGAAAATAATGTCTATGACTTGCTGAAAAGCATTTATTCGCTTTCATCTCTTGCTGTGCAAAAAGAAGAACTCGACCGTAAATATCAAGATTTACAAACAAAATACCAAGAGCTTGAACAAGAGAACTCTTATTTAAAGCAGCAAAACGAAACAATGACTGAATCTTTCCACACACTTGTCATGCAAGTAGCTGACTTTGCATATGCGAATGATTTAGACCAAATCCAAGCATTACCACTTTTCAGCCAGCAACTTGTTGTGACGCTTAATCAACTCGGTATTTTTAAGGAAAACTATAAACAAATGTAA